A segment of the Phocoena sinus isolate mPhoSin1 chromosome 11, mPhoSin1.pri, whole genome shotgun sequence genome:
ttagttgtggcatgcttgCGGGatctatttccccgaccagggatcgaacgtggggccccctgcaatggaagcacagcgtcttatccactggactaccagggaagtcccagttcaccaaattttgatatttgaaaattaacatTCAGCAGTGCTACAGTTTGAATATTCGTGTCCCCCcacaattcatatattgaaactaatgcccaatgtgatggaaATAGGaagtggggcttttgggaggtgcttaggtcatgagggtaaaACCGTCACGAATGGGCTTAATGCTCTTACAAAAGATACCCTACAGGGCTCCCCAGTTCCTtacaccatgtgaggacacaggaagaagtTGGCAGTCTGCACCCTGGAGGAGGGTCTTGTTCAGAACCCTACAGTACTGGCAccgtgatcttggacttccaagttccagaactgtgagaaataaatttctcatttatttatttacaagccacccagtctgatattttgttttagcagcctgaatggactaagacagtggGGACTGCTTGATTCAggcaaaaattatattaaaatacccCCTCCACCAAAGCACAACAAAAACCAAATGATTCACATTTACCAAAAGAAGCTAAAGACCTTTTCAATTTAATGTTGAAATTGTGCATAAAAAGATACTCTCAAATTATAGATTTTGAAAAGAGCaagacatttaaaagaatttgggagtcacattatatttattatttttatgtacagTCAACTCTAGGGAAAACCTGAAAAGCTAaagactactttttaaatttttataaaaatctcaGGATCGAATTATAAGAGGCTAAACAACAGTTTAGTATCATTTAGCAAGTGGGGATTTTCCTCCCTTCAAAAAGTTAAGCTTGAAAAATATGGTAAGCTTAAAAAGTTGTGAGGTGTAAACAGAAGTTCCATGGAATGTAAATCTGCTTTTATATCTGTTTTAGTTTAAACTTATTGAATAGGTAATACAGTCACAAgattcaaaatttaaaaggtacAAAAGGGCTTTACAGTGAAATCTTCCACAGTCCCTTCCCTTTGGGCAACGAGTGTTATCAGTTTGTGGTGTACATTtccataaatctttttttaaaaatatttattttattatttatttatttatttggttgtgccaggccttagttgcagcaggcagcctccttagttgagacacgtgggctccttagttgcagcatgtgaactcttagttgcagcaggcatgtgggatctagttccctgaccagggatcaaacctgagcccccctacattgggagctctgagtcttaaccactgcaccaccagggaagtccctgcataaATCTTTAATGCATATGCAAGAAAtcagtttctctgtctcctctctctctttctctctctctctctctctcacacacacacacaaatgattcTGCACAGTGcattttaacataataaaatatcttTGACATTATTCCGTGTCACCACATGATGAGTTTCCTCATTCATTTTAAGATATAGTTTTCCAGggaattacctggtggtccagtggttaggactttgtgcttccattgcagggggcacaggttccatccctggatggggaattaagatcccacattccatgtgatgcagccaaaaaacgaacaagaccaaaaaaagaaaaaaaaaaaaaaggatataattttccattgtattgcTGTGCTATAATTTATTAAACTAGTTCATGAGAATTATAAAGAGCATCTCATTCAAATTTTACTCCAGATGAACCAAAGTTTGCTAGGTATTTCCGCAAcaggaaggaaattttttttttttttttttttttttcgctgcacgcgggcatctcactgttgtggcctctcccgttgcggagcacaggctctggacgtacaggctcagcggccatggctcacgggcccagccgctcctcggcatgtgggatctttctggaccagggcacgaacccgtgtcccctgcatcggcaggcggactctcaaccactgcgccaccagggaagctcaagaaGGAAATATTCTTGATGGTTAAAGATAAAAGGGATAGtaactgaataaatatataaagagaagaaagcacttccttttaagaagaggTCCTTGGGGGAGATGCCAGCAGATAGAGCTGAGTCTGAATAGGACTGGCTGGTGCTGGTCATGGAATCAGTAAATCTGAACTGAAAATGGCTAAAGTTGGAAATAATGGTACAAGTCCAGACAGAGAGTTGGAAAGCTTCCTGGCAGTGGTAAAGAGCAGTTTGGAGTTTGAAGCCTAGAATCCCAGTGAGTGTTCCAGGGAAATGACATCAGTTATGTCACTGGAACTGACAAAAAGGTAGAGAATGCTTTGGAGCTAAGCTTAGCATCTCACTGATTCCCTCAACAACTCCCAGGTTAGAGCACCAAAGAGTGCTCCGGGGAAGGAGACTGGCGTGTCAAGTTGTGTCATCATGGGGCATAGTGAGAGGAAGGGGGTAGCATGTCCATTTTGTTTGCCTttccttaaaacatttttgatcaatcaatcaatccatcAACTAAGGAAGGCAATGGCATTTAAATCTGACTTCTCTTCAGAATCAAGCagaaccccccctccccccaacacgcacacacagagtACTAACCAATCTGTGCTTTTAAAGGAGGGCTCCTATTGGATGATGAAGAGCCACTTATGGGAGCTATTGCACAAGAAAAATGGCAGCTATTGGGATGTGCTTCTGGAAACCTATGTTCTAGCTTTTTGctctgtttcctcaatttctgtAATCTTGAACCTTCCCCTTCATAGTCCTCAGCTTACTCATGTGAAAAGTGGATAAATCAGTGGTCTTTTACCGCTCAAGGTAGGGCTGCTGGCCGGGCTATCCATGCAGTTCACTCTCTACTTACAGAACTGAATGCACTACAGGAGGAGCTGAAGCCTTTTGGTGTAGTTGTGTTGGGCTTTCCCTGCAACCAATTTGGAAAACAAGAACCAGCAAAAAACTCAGAGATCCTTTTGGGGCTCAAGTAAGTGCCTGCTTGGGACCCTGCAAGACCCTGTCAGGATTTTCCTTCCACATTCTACCTAGAGGCTTCTTATTCTGGAGACTTCTGGGGtgactgacagatgaatgggttcAAGAACATCATTATGATGCTTTGAATTCAGTCTTGCCCTACTGGCAGTGCTCAATACTCTCTACCTTTCAGTACTTTAATGGTAAGACTACGGGAAATCTAATGGAAAAGAAGcacaggaaaaaggagaagatacaGGAAATAGAAATGAATCAAGAATCCTAAccttccaattttcttttttaaaaatttttattggagcatagttgatttaaaatgttgttttagttgctgctgtacagcaaagtgaaccagttacacatatacatatatccactctttagattcttttcctatataggtcattacagagtactgagtagagttccctgtgctatacagtagctccttattacttatctattttatatatagtagtgtgtatatgtcaatcccaatccccctaTTTATCCCCCCCTCAGTTACCATGAGattgctttctacatctgtgactctatttctgttttgtaaataagttcatttgtataattgttttctagattccacagataagcaatatcatatgatatttgtccttctctgtctgacttacttcactcagtatgacaatctctaggtccatccattgctgcaaatggcattatttcattcttttttatggctgagtaatattttgcCTTCCAATTTTCTTGGAATTCTCCATTGGTTCCCTAAAGCCTGTGCATGAAGTTCTGATTCCCAAAGACCTCTTTCCTCACCTTCCCTGTCTACGGCCTCTCTTTCTTTACCTCTGATTTCCTGTTGTGGTGGCCATTATTATCCATCCTTTTCTTAATTTGGATCCTCTCAGGAACACTCTGGTTCATTGCAGGTATGTACGTCCAGGTGGTGGCTTTGTTCCCAACTTTCAGCTCTTTGAGAAAGGGGATGTgaatggagaaaaagaacagGAGATCTTTAGCTTCCTGAAGGTAAGCAAACATAAACCTGGCAAGGATTGGTCAGGTAGGTAGAGATGCCCTGAAAGTGTGGGGCTCAAGTCTAGGATTGAGTTTGGACTCCTTGGAAAGAAATGCTCAGTTCACGGATCATGGCAATATCTGTTGTGAGGCTTTAGCTTCAAGTAGAGGAAACATAACATATGATTGCTCTAACATAGACTGACCTTCCCTACAGAATggtaatgattcattcattcaacaatcatttataAAATCCCTGGTTGTGTGCAAGAACTGTGCTACACAATGAGTTAACAAATATTAATAGGGCATAATCTCTTCCCTGAAGGAATTCATATCTAATCAGAGAGACAAACATAGAAATAgatatgtagagtatcatgtggTAATTAACTTTAGAGTCACAGAGTGTTAGAACCATGTAAGCCCGGAATGGAAGGACCCCTTTTTTTCagctaaagaaactgaaactAAAGAAATGTTATGACTtaccaaagaaaacagaagatagTCTTTCATTGAAGCACCATGATATAATcatgggagtgagggagagacagggaaaggaGGAAATTTTTCTATTTGCTATCATACCCTCTAGCTCTTGGTTGTTTGATTGTACTGGTAGTGATGTATTGAAATGTCTGTGGTTCGTTAAGAGCATGTAAAGTAGTTAATATACTGAGATACATAATGGTGAGTAGAATTTCTAGGGGTAGGGATAAGACTGGACcacacagaagcagaaaaaaaccTGTCTTGCTGTTTCCATATCTCTGCTCCAGAACTCCTGCCCTCCAACCTCTGATTTTTTTGGCTCATCAAGCCAACTCTTCTGGGAGCCCATGAAGGTCCATGACATCCGCTGGAACTTTGAGAAGTTCCTGGTGGGGCCTGATGGAGTCCCTGTCATATGCTGGTTCCACCGGGCTTCCATCAGCACAGTCAAGTCAGACATCCTGGAGTACATGAAGCAGTTCAAAAGCGAATAGGAAGGGCCAGACATCATCACAAGTTGCCTCCTACCTAAAGAACATGTTTAAGGATCCATCTTTGCTCCAGATTCCATCCTACCCAGCTTCCACATGACCAAAACATCCTGTACGGCCCaaatacctgtgtgtgtgtgtgtgtgtgtgtgtgtagattaaGGGAAACAAAACCTAACTCCCAACTGTCCGATCCCAAAGTATCAAGTTTATTCCACTCCATTCCAAAGGAAAATCATATTATAGGTAGATGGTTCGGACTACCCATGTCCCTAAAAAAGTACTACCCATGTCCCTAAAAAAGTAATCCCCAGCAGTTCTGACACCCTCCTTCCACATCCTGAAggtttaaagaaaacagaaactggcAGCAAGACTCTCAAGATCTCCTTAATagcctcttccctcctccaaaACAGGCATGCAACGTTAAACTCTTCCTCTCCCTGGTTAGTTTTCCTTTAGTTCCCTGACACCTGTAGTTCTCTTGTAGGATCTGTGAAGGCAGAGTGAGAGCTGAAACCTCAACTCACATGAAAGGAGGGACATCTCCATGATGGTGGATCCCAAAGCCCCTGTGGGTCGGACCCTACCAGAAAGCTTCCTTGGTGCCTGTCCCTTAGTGATTCAGGTCATGGCACCTGGGCAGGGATGTTCCTTCTTCCTGAATGATGGGCTTTTTCCTCACCCTTTAAACTCATCATTATCActatctcaaatttaaaaaaattctgcagCGTCTGGCTTCCCGTTGGTGTTTTCCCAGTCCCATATTTTGTGTGGAGTCATATCACTTCCTCtctcactttatttctgtttccttgaCTACCTCACCTAGCTCTTTAGTATTTTGGTTTTCTCAAAAGTGCTCTAGTCCTTTTTTTGGCCCATCCAAGAACACTGGGTGGGACTGGCTGCTCATAGAGTTGC
Coding sequences within it:
- the GPX6 gene encoding glutathione peroxidase 6; the protein is MIPQFWAYCLFSLFLVGSAQPTPKQQQMKMDCYKGVTGTIYEYGALTLNGEEYIQFKQYAGKHVLFVNVATYUGLAAQYPELNALQEELKPFGVVVLGFPCNQFGKQEPAKNSEILLGLKYVRPGGGFVPNFQLFEKGDVNGEKEQEIFSFLKNSCPPTSDFFGSSSQLFWEPMKVHDIRWNFEKFLVGPDGVPVICWFHRASISTVKSDILEYMKQFKSE